A window of the Eleutherodactylus coqui strain aEleCoq1 chromosome 8, aEleCoq1.hap1, whole genome shotgun sequence genome harbors these coding sequences:
- the LOC136576184 gene encoding acyl-CoA-binding protein-like, producing the protein MAQADFDKAAEEVKCLKSTPSDQDMLETYALYKQACVGDVNTERPGFMDFKGKAKWDAWSAKKGTPQCDARTQYIKLVEDLKSKYGTQ; encoded by the exons ATGGCACAG GCTGATTTTGACAAGGCGGCAGAGGAGGTGAAGTGCCTGAAATCCACCCCGAGCGACCAGGACATGCTGGAGACCTACGCTTTGTACAAGCAGGCGTGCGTGGGGGATGTGAACACAG AGCGGCCGGGATTCATGGACTTCAAGGGTAAAGCCAAGTGGGACGCCTGGTCCGCGAAGAAGG GCACCCCCCAGTGTGACGCTCGGACGCAGTACATCAAGCTGGTGGAGGATCTAAAGTCAAAATATGGCACTCAATGA